A genome region from Chryseobacterium sp. G0186 includes the following:
- a CDS encoding CinA family protein has product MEFQTNLLEYISQSLMTIDETISIAESVTSGCLQLAFSQMPNASLFYKGGITTYTLPEKVKILKVNRHEAEQCDCVSENIAETMALNAATLFGSDWSIATTGYCTPIRDSSYKIFAYFSFSYKGEIILTKKLELHPKTQALNAQLYYTEFILGCFKSELNRLLILK; this is encoded by the coding sequence ATGGAATTTCAAACAAATCTTCTCGAATATATAAGCCAATCGCTGATGACAATTGATGAGACTATTTCAATTGCAGAAAGCGTTACCTCAGGATGTTTGCAGCTGGCTTTTTCACAGATGCCCAATGCTTCTTTATTTTATAAGGGCGGAATTACCACCTATACATTGCCTGAAAAAGTAAAGATATTAAAGGTAAACAGACATGAAGCAGAGCAATGCGATTGCGTTTCAGAAAATATTGCAGAAACAATGGCCTTAAATGCTGCCACGCTTTTTGGATCTGACTGGTCCATTGCAACCACAGGGTATTGTACTCCTATAAGAGATTCCTCCTATAAAATTTTTGCCTATTTCTCATTTTCATATAAGGGAGAAATTATTCTCACAAAAAAACTGGAACTGCATCCTAAAACCCAGGCACTCAATGCCCAGCTTTATTATACAGAATTTATTTTGGGATGTTTTAAAAGTGAGTTGAATAGACTTTTAATTTTAAAATAA